In Plectropomus leopardus isolate mb chromosome 17, YSFRI_Pleo_2.0, whole genome shotgun sequence, the DNA window CAGGAAATGAGACAGGAGTCCTTAGGATATAGGTAAGTCCGTTTTTGCCttatttaaatcatgttttttgaaaaaaaaattacagaattgACAAATAACTGGGACACATCTTTAAGGACCAACATTTtcgttaaaaaaagacatatttaaatacaaagatGATGAAACCTACGTTTTTTACACGGATGTTATCAGCACATACAGTTAGTTTTAGATATTGAAgacttttaacacatttttgattGTCTGAAGTTGTGAATTCTTGTCTGGGACATGGGTACTTTCTGGCACAGAGgaattttagaaattaaaacatGGAGAGCAGAtccaaacattttagaaatcaCATATTAGTGTGTTGTTAAGttatacttttaaaagttttttgggttgtttgttttggtagGGTATGATTTGTCCCATTTCTCAAGAATGGGtgctattactattactactattcCAAATGCATCATTCCGAGGACGACCGATTATAACTTATTCCAAAACATGACATCTTACTTTTCTGTAGCACAGTGGCCTTGCTGATCTTCTGTGCTCCCACTGCAAATTCAGACTGTTGCTGGCAGGTTGGCACTATGGACTGGAGGTCATCGTAGCCTTtctgaagttaaaaaaagaattagtaaggactgaaaaaatagaattatgGAACTataaaacttttcaaaagtgtATCTGTATTAAGTCACAGAGACCTAAATCCTATTTGCAGTCTAGCCTTACCTTGATAGCATCCCTACGCTTCTGCTCAGCCTGTGTGTGCGCTTGTCTCCGTCGATCTTTATACGAATCCTTATAAGACGTCTCATGTCTGTAGTCACTGTCTTCATCATCTGTTCAAGAATATACTGACAATCAGATTAGGAAACACGCCTCTGACTTAAGACACTGAATACCTGATGGTATACTGACAAATGCACAATGAACTATTTTGCTTTTAAACTGAACTTTTCGTAGAGGAGAAGGATTAAGCTATTTTTAAGTGGTTTAGTTGGTCTGACAACAAGCTTTCTTTTCTGGGACTGAAAGATGAATTTATAGATTTACTTACGGTACATGTCCTAGAGTAAatcttcagtttattttcttccaTTCCAGAAATTTAGCCAAGACTGGTACATCTCAGCAGGATTCAGACAAGCTGATTCATGCCTCAATCAAGTTCTATCGATCATTGTAATCCACTTTTCACTGGCTTACACAAGACATTATTCAACAGAATCTAAACAAAAGCTATGAAGATGGAAAACACTTCTCTATGCACTGAATTCTATTAAACTTATAATTACACAAAGCCCTCTGTTGGAATTACAGTGCTTCTACATCCTATTAGGCGTACTTACGTGCGCTGACTTTATATTGCACTGAGTAGTAATATTTTAAGAAGCAGGATGCTAAAATTAAAGGAAGCCGACTAAGGCTTGATTTAATGGTAAGGTTATACTTTGTATGAAACATGATAGAGTATTCTTAGAAGTGCAATCTCAAAACATTTGACATAATTTAGACTACAAGTACATTTGCTACAGGGAAGTCATTTGAAGAGAGGATCCATCAACAAAGcaaatatcatatcatatcatatcatatcatatcacagTCTCAATGTAGCACAAATTCTTTCTCCAAACAGTCAGCAATCTAAGTTCCCCTTTATTCTAAACAACATACCTGTATTTGGTACTGAAGAGGCACTTGTCGAGCCGATGCTGTTGGCCCTGGACACAACTGAACCCTTTCTGGCAGATTCAGCAAAGAAACCTGAAGAGCAAGACAGACGAcatcaaacatttttcactCCGGGTCAGAAGAAGATTGACATGCTAATATCGGAAACACAATGTCACTATCACAAAGCCTGAATATCAAATGatatgaccaaaaacagaaTATGAACTGACTGAATACTCACTAGGGTCAAAGCCGCTGTCGCTGAAAGCGCCGTCTGTCTGCTGAGCCATCACCAGAAAACAGAAGatggaaaaaggagaaaatagaGGCTGAGGGGCTGGAATAAAAAGAAGGGAAATCATCCTGCCCTAAATACGCTGACAGTAGACCAATAGCTAGCTTGCCTGATAGAAAACTCTAAACCCCCGCTGAGCATTGCCCTGATTTGTTCAATTTAAGTGTGCAGGAGGGTAAAGAGCTGCACCCTATTAGTCCTTAAATCACAGATCCACTGTTTGATGTAGGGCAACACACCACAATACTGGTGCGGgtctattttgttttgttgttgttgtgttttataatgATTCCAGAGGGCATATCAACATTACGTCTTGCTCTTGACACTGATAGGGCAAATCaaagaaatattattaaaataatatgctTGTAATTATCCCATTTTATACCTGTGCCGATGATATTTCAGAATGCATTAATTTATACTTTGTCATGCAATTGTTGAATAAATGCATATCTTTAcgtttacatatatattatataagtGTGTCAtcctttttattccttttcatGCCAACACCAAGGACATTTTAGAATGTGGATTTTATCCTTGATATTTTATTACTATATTTCTATGTCATCCCCATTATAATATcttatttattgtatgttttacttTGCACTAAGGTCTCACTTGTAAAATCTTGATCAGTGTGACTTCCTGATtaaatgtctctgtctgtgtgtgtgtgtgtgtgtgtgtgtgtatattgcCACCTCAAAGACTTTAATATGATTAGATAACAGTTTTACTTAGGGGTCCCTGACATAAGAAGAATTGTATTTGTCTAGATGATTTTCATGTTAGCAGCTATATTATTATCAGATACGACACTGACACATCGATTACACATGGTCTGCTAGAAAGCTTCAGTCAATACTTCTGGGATGTGGAAAGAGAAAGTGGACAGAGAGGACGGATATAGAATCTTATGATGATTAATCAGCGTATTCTGCAGGTtgaatttatgttatttatgtgCTGCACATAGTAATGAATTTACAGGCTTGCTAATGGTAGATTTACTTTACCATTCTAACGGACTCTTCGACAAATCTGCACCTCTGTCACTTCTAGATGTTTTAAAGACATACAGACACGCAAGAACTGAAATTTACTTTTAGTTATAGAGAGTCTATTTTAAGCACAAACGAAGAACACGAGCTGTCCTTTTCGGGACGTTTTGTTTACTTAACTAGCTAACTGCTATTAGCCCTGTGACGTTCGCTAACGTCACAGGGCTAACGCTAGCTGTCAAGCTAACAAAGCCCTGCTCCTCCATAACGTTTACAAAACTTCAACTTATGGACATAGCAATTTGCGCAACATATCACGGATGCAATGGACGTACGAATCAATTTAACTAAAAGGTGGTGGTTAACTAGCATTAAGTACTTACTTTCCAGTGATCCTCTGGCGACGTTGTCGGGTCCGTCATTTTGGAATGTAAAATAACTAATAgctgtgctgccttcaggtacGACTGGTTAATTCAAACTGTCTTAGACCCTGTTGTTTCAGGTGGTAAAACTTTTGGTAAGTCGTATACCGTtgaattaataacaataaaacgGCTAGCCTCATACTGAAAGTGTTCCTCATAAACACAGTTCGTGTGGACAAATGATTTAAAGCAGGTAGGTGTCGTCATTAGGAGTGGTGCtgtgtaactaagtacatttgctCAAGCACTGTAGTCTGAACTATGAATTTTAGGGACATAGACTTTACTTTCTGGtgttttcatgctactttattcTTTtgcttcactacatttcagaggaaaatattttactttttacttcacttcattTATCTGTCAGCTTTGGTGactttataatttttattttttacttaaaaaaacctaaaatgaGTTAGtaaaatttatcattttaagtttatacaagtacagctacAAAGGTTGGTTGACTTATcaatcaattcaattcaaagaAAAGTTCAagcttttctctattttttatataattttatctatttttattgagTCTGAGGGTGTTTTTCTCGTTTTCTAAAATAACACTGAAGTTTGGGGTGTTTAagcccatttttttaaaatgtttttataattttgaattttttttttttttttttaaataatattgagTTTTGgcaggtattttttttccctttttttctaataatgtaGATTTTTCggggatgtttgtttttgtttaagatttttctgcattggataCTTAAATGTTGAACATTTTCCTGACTATAATTACTTTTAACTAAGTATCATTTTCAATGatggacttttacttgtaacagagtattttcatagGACGGCaattgtatttttacttaagtaaaggatctgaattcTTTTTCCATCACTGGTCATACAACAACTGATTGCAACactatatattttctttacagagtccatgttcatgttttaaaaagtcttgaatgTTTTTGAGCTGTATGTTTTGATGTCGAGAATCAAAACTATCAATTTCCGAGGAGACCCTGAATACAGCAACCTTACATGTAGTAGTTGGCTTTACACACAGAGGGGCGCTGTTGGACAACCCTCTCTACCTTGTCACTCAGGCTCAGGACCTTCACCTGACTTCCACATCGACCTGGCCTCACGTGAACtactgtaaaatgacaaaaacaaatgtaaccCAATGCAAGTTGAGCTGGGTTAAATGACGCCAGTGTAGTGAGAATGTATTCATGGGAAAGTGGGGCAaagtttctttttcctcttggTTCATCTGCACCTGCTGGGTTAACACGTTTCCTTGACCTTGAACACACTTGAACTCACTGTGCTATCTTCCACCTCTATGCTACCTTATTTTACTCATCATGTACCCACCGCTTACACATTATGCCCAACAGTTACCATGTTCATCTTCCACTCTGTCTTCCACCTCAGCTTCTGTTGCTGTCATGCACAGGAAGTCACTCTTctgcttttgtgcttttgtggtTTCTGTCTGCGTTACATAGTGTGTCACACTcccttctccttcctctcacacacagcCCTGTGTACTCACTTACAAGAGGAGTTTTCGGTCAACAAGTGTAGAGAATAGCAAGCGGCACTTGGGTGGGTCTTTCCTAACAGCCCAGCAGGCCACAACAAGGTTTGTTACCTTATTCTCAGAGGTACTTgtatacagagagagaggcaggttGATGAGAGGACA includes these proteins:
- the mlx gene encoding max-like protein X isoform X2 encodes the protein MTDPTTSPEDHWKTDGAFSDSGFDPSFFAESARKGSVVSRANSIGSTSASSVPNTDDEDSDYRHETSYKDSYKDRRRQAHTQAEQKRRDAIKKGYDDLQSIVPTCQQQSEFAVGAQKISKATVLQKTIDYIHFLHKEKKKQEEEVSVLRKEVMALKIMKTNYEHIVKAHQNNPQQGEDQVSDQVKFNIFQSIMDSLFQSFSNSVSVSSFQELSACVFSWIEEHCKPQTLRDFVVRVLRQINGQLY
- the mlx gene encoding max-like protein X isoform X1; the encoded protein is MTDPTTSPEDHWKQTDGAFSDSGFDPSFFAESARKGSVVSRANSIGSTSASSVPNTDDEDSDYRHETSYKDSYKDRRRQAHTQAEQKRRDAIKKGYDDLQSIVPTCQQQSEFAVGAQKISKATVLQKTIDYIHFLHKEKKKQEEEVSVLRKEVMALKIMKTNYEHIVKAHQNNPQQGEDQVSDQVKFNIFQSIMDSLFQSFSNSVSVSSFQELSACVFSWIEEHCKPQTLRDFVVRVLRQINGQLY